CGCGGGCAGCGGGTCGTCGCCGACGATCTCACCGGTCGCCTGGGCGCCCGCGGCCGCGAGCTCCGCGATGCTCGCGTCGAGCGACTGCTTGGCCGTGATCGTCGCGTTCCGCGAGTCGGGCATGCCGCGGCGCGCAGCGGCGAAAGCCTCACGGAAGCCGTCCGTGTAGATGTCGTCGAGCAGCCCGACGAGCATGTTGCGCTCCGTGTCCGCAGGGACGAGCACGTGGTAGCGAACCTCGGGCGACGGCGCGGCCGCGAGGATGTGGGAGACGTCGAAGGAGGTCAGTGCGTCCTCCGCGAGGACGAGGGTCGTGTCCATGTCCTCGACTATCTCGCCCGGTCAGCGGCCCCGCAACACCCAGCGGGTGACGAGCGTGCCGTCCGCGTGCAGGAGGACGGCCGGCGTCGTGCGTGTGTCGAGCGCGTCCTGGAGGCTGCGCGGACCGGCGACGATGCGGCCGGGCGCGGGCCCGACGAGCCTCGGGCTGGTCGTGAGCATGAGCTCGTCGACGAGGCCGTCGTCGAGCAGGTTCGCGAGGAGGTGCGGGCCGCCCTCGGTGAGGACGCGCGTCAGGCCGCGCTCGGCGAGCGCGTCGAGCGCGGCGCGGAGGTCGACGCTGCCGAGGCCGTCGTCGACGACCACGAGCCGACCGTCCCTGTCGAGCTCCGAGCCACGGTGGGCCTCGGCGCCCGCGACCGTCGTGAGCAGCAGCGACCGGGCGTCGGGCTCGAGGAGCGAGGCGGGCAGGACCCCGGTCCGGGAGACGACGGCGGTGACGATCCGCGGAGCCCTCCCCGCTGCGGCGGTGAGCGACGAGAGGTGCGCCGGGCGCTCGACAGGTCCGTAGCCCTCGGCGCGTATCGTGCCAGCACCGACGAGGACGACGTCGGCGAGGGCACGCAGCACCTCGAACACCCGGAAGTCGGCTGCGTCGTTGATGGACCCGGAGCGGTGGTCGGCGCCCCAGGCGCCTCCGTCAACCGAGGCGACCATGTTCGCGCGGACGTGCACGCGGCCCTCGCGCGGCGCTGGGTGGGCGAGCAGCTCGCCCAGGCGCGGCTCGCCCGGCTCGGGAACGATCCGCTCGGCCTGCGCGACGGCGCGGCCGGCGTCGATCAGGAGGTCGAACGTCGGGACGGAGGGCATGCGGCCACTGTAGGTCGCCGCCTGCCGTCATGTCCTGGGGCGGGGGAGCACGGTCCGGCGGGAGCACGGTGCCGTGGGGCGCAGCTCGGTGGGGCACGGCGTGGTTCGCTGGGGCACGGCGCGGTGCGGTGGGGCACGGTGCGGCGAGCACCACACCGCCGGAGCGCGGGACGCGCCCTCGGCGGCGCCCCGGAGCAACTAGTCTCGACGGGTGACTTTCGTCCCACCACCGTCGCTCTGCGACATCCGGCCCGCCGCCGACCGCACCCGCCTCCTGCGCGACCTCGTCCCGCCCCGGCACTTCGCCGAGGCGTCGTTCGCGTCCTACCGGCCAGACCCGGCGCACCCGACCCAGCAGCGCGCCGTCGAACGCCTCGCCGAGGTCGCGGACACGCTCGTCAACCCCGCGCGCGGCCTCGGAGCGCTGTTCCGCTGGCGCCGCGGCACCGTGCCCGCGGTGTACCTCGACGGCGGCTTCGGCGTCGGCAAGACGCACCTGCTCGCGTCGCTCGCGCACGCCGTCGGGCCCGAGCGGGCGGCGTTCGGGACGTTCGTCGAGTACACGAACCTCGTCGGTGCCCTCGGCTTCGCGGCGACCGTCGACGCGCTCGGCGGCAAGGACCTCGTCTGCATCGACGAGTTCGAGCTCGACGACCCGGGCGACACGGTGCTCATGTCGCGGCTCCTGCGCGAGCTCACGGACCGCGACGTCTCGATCGTCGCGACGTCGAACACCCTGCCCGGCTCGCTCGGCGAGGGCCGCTTCGCGGCCGAGGACTTCCTCCGGGAGATCCAGGCGCTCGCCGCCCGCTTCGAGGTGCTGCGCGTCGACGGCGAGGACTACCGCCACCGCGCCGTCGTCACGTCGGCGCAGCCGCTGCCCGACGCCACCCTCGTCGAGAGCGCGGAGCACCGCAAGGGTGCGACCCTCGACTTCTTCGACGACCTGCTCGCCCACCTCGCCCAGGTGCACCCGAGCCGCTACGGCGCGATGCTCGACGACGTCACCCTCGTCGCGCTGCGCGGCGTGCGCACGATCGAGAGCCAGGCGGAGGCGCTGCGCTTCGTCGTCCTCGTCGACCGCCTGTACGACCGTGACGTCCCCGTCCTGCTCGGTGGGAGCGGCGAGACCGCGCTGTTCCCACCCGCGATGCTCACGGGTGGCTACCGCAAGAAGTACCTGCGCGCGCTCTCCCGCCTCGGTGCTCTCGCCGAGGAGGGCCGGGCGCTCGTCGGCGTCGCGTCCTGACGCCTTCTCAGCGACGCGTCGCCTCGAGTCGCTCCTTCTCCGCCGCGACGTCGAAGTCGGCCTGCGGCCAGTCGAGGTCGAGGCTCTCGAGCGCCTCGACGAGGAGCTGGGAGACCGCGAGGCGGGCGTAGCGCTTGTCGTCCGCCGGGATGACGTGCCACGGTGCGTGCGGCGTGCTCGTGCGGTCGAAGACCGCCTGGTACGCCTCCTGGTAGTCGTCCCAGCGCAGGCGCGTGTCGATGTCGCCCGGGTTGTACTTCCAGTGCTTGTCCGGACGCTCGAGGCGTTCCGCGAGGCGCTCGCCCTGCTCCTCGTAGGAGACCATGAGCGCCACCTTGACGACGACCGTGCCTGCTGCGACCAGCTCGGCCTCGAAATCGTTGATGAGGTCGTAGCGGCTCTCCCAGACGTCTGGCGGCACGAGCTCGTCGACGCGCGCGACGAGCACGTCCTCGTAGTGCGACCGGTCGAATACGCCGATGCGTCCCGGCTGGGGGAGCGCGCGACGGATCCGCCACAGGAAGTCGTGCGCGCGCTCCTCCTCGGTCGGCACGCCGAACGAGCGGATCGACACGCCCTGCGGGTCGACCAGGCCGACGACGTGGCGCACGATCCCTCCCTTGCCAGCCGTGTCGAGACCCTGCAGCACGAGCAGCACGCTGCGCGTGCCTCCGGAGCGGCCGTGCGCGTACAGCTTCTCCTGCAGCTCGTCGAGGATGCCGCCCTGCTCGACGAGCAGGTCCTCGGCCGCGCTCGACCCGCCCTTCAGCCCGGGCCGAGCGCCACGGTCGAACGACGCGAGGTCGAAGCCCTCGCGCACGCGCAGCTGCTCGGTGAGCTCGTGGGACAGGGACGGCTTCTTCGACATGACCTGCTCCTTCTCGGATGTGTGCTCAGCGGACCTCGGTCACCGGTGGGGCCACCGGCTCGAGCGGGGGACGACCGAGGACGAGCACGCTGCGCGCCGTCACCGAGATCTTCTCCCCGGCCGTGAGGATCCCGTCCGCGTCGTCGACGGGGACCTCGGGGTCGGTGCACGCGACCATGCTCCAGCGCTCGCCGTAGGTGGACGCGGGCACGGTGAAGTCGACGTCCTCGTGGTGCCCGTTGAAGAGCACCAGGAACGAGTCGTCGACGATCCGCTCGCCGTACACGTCGGGCTCCGTGATGGCCTCGCCGTTGAGGAAGACCATGAGCGTGCGTGCGAACTCAGCGTCCCACGCAGCCGAGTCCATGACCTCGCCCGACGGGTCGAACCACGCGACGTCCGGCAGGCCACCCTCCTGTGTCGGGGCGCCGGTGAAGAACCTGCTGCGGCGCAGCACCGGGTGGTCGTGCCGCAGACGGATCAGGTGCTGCGTGAAGGCCAGCAGCTCACGGTTGTCGTCGTCGAGGTCCCAGTCCATCCACGTCGTCGGGTTGTCCTGGCAGTACCCGTTGTTGTTGCCGCCCTGGGTGCGACCGATCTCGTCGCCGTGCGCGATCATCGGCACGCCCTGGGACAGCAGGAGGGTCGCGAGCATGTTGCGCTGCTGGCGGGCGCGCAGCGTGTTGACCTGCGGGTCGTCGGTCGGCCCTTCGACGCCGCAGTTCCACGAGCGGTTGTGGCTCTCGCCGTCACGGTTGTCCTCGCCGTTGGCCTCGTTGCGCTTCTCCTCGTAGACGACGAGGTCGCGCAGCGTGAAGCCGTCGTGCGCGGTGACGAAGTTGATCGACGCCGACGGCGTCCGGCCGCCGCCCTCGTACAGGTCCGACGACCCGGTCAGGCGGCTCGCGAGCTCCGGGAGGGTCGCGGGCTCGCCGCGCCAGAAGTCGCGGACCGTGTCGCGGTAGCGGCCGTTCCACTCGGTCCACAGCGGCGGGAACCCGCCGACCTGGTATCCGCCGCTGCCGAGGTCCCAGGGCTCGGCGATCAGCTTGACCTGGGAGATGACCGGGTCCTGCTGCACGATGTCGAAGAACGCCGAGAGACGGTCGACCTCGTGGAACTGGCGAGCGAGCGTCGCGGCGAGGTCGAAGCGGAATCCGTCGACGTGCATCTCGGTGACCCAGTAGCGCAGCGAGTCCATGATGAGCTGCAGGACGTGGGGCGAGCGCATGAGCAGCGAGTTGCCGGTGCCGGTCGTGTCGAAGTAGTGCGCGAGGTCCTCGTCGACGAGCCGGTAGTAGGCACGGTTGTCGATGCCGCGGAACGACAGCGTCGGACCCATGTGGTTGCCCTCGGCCGTGTGGTTGTAGACGACGTCGAGGATCACCTCGATGTCCGCCTCGTGGAGCGTCTTGACCATCGCCTTGAACTCCTGGACCTGCTGGCCCCGGGTGCCGCCCGCGGCGTACGCGCCGTGCGGCGCGAGGAAGCCGATCGTGTTGTAGCCCCAGTAGTTGCTCAGGCCGCGGTCCTGCAGGTGGGTGTCGTTGACGAACTGGTGCACCGGCATGAGCTCGATCGCCGTCACGCCGAGGTCCTTGAGGTACCCGACGATCGCCGGGTGGCCGAGGGCGGCGTAGGTCCCGCGCAGGTGCTCGGGGACGGCGGGGTGCGTCATCGTCAGGCCGCGCACGTGCGCCTCGTAGATGACGAGCTCGTGGTACTCGTGCGCCGGAGGGCGGTCGTGCCCCCAGTCGAAGAACGGGTTGACGACGACGGACTTCATCGTCGCGGCGGCCGAGTCGTCGGTGTTGAGGTGCTCCGCGTCGTCGAGGACGCCGTCCTCCGTGCTCGTGTACGAGTAGAGCGCCGGGTCGGCCGAGACCTCGCCGTCGATCGCCTTCGCGTACGGGTCGAGCAGCAGCTTCGAGGGGTTGCAGCGGTGCCCGTTGGCCGGGTCGTACGGGCCGTGGACGCGGTAGCCGTACCGCTGGCCGGGCTGGACGTCGGGAAGGTACGTGTGCCAGACGTGCGCCGTCGTCTGCGTGACCTCGACGCGTGTCTCGTTCCCGTCGTCGTCGAACAGGCAGAGCTCGACGCGCTCGGCGACCTCGGAGAAGAGAGCGAAGTTGGTCCCGGAGCCGTTGAAGGTGGCGCCGAGCGGATAGGGCTGACCTGGCCAGTTGAGCATGGGGAAAAGACTGCCACGTCCCCGCCGGGTGCGTTGGTCGAGGACGCTAGGGCCTGACGGTTGGCTCCCAACCGCGGCGCACGCTGCCCGGCTCCTCGGTGCCGTGACAGGCGACCGAGGAGCCGAGCCTGCACGCCCGCGCCGGGATCGCCGTGGCGCTCAGGGGAGCGGCGGCGGTCCGACCGGCTCAGATGCCTCGTCGCCGCGCGCATCGCCGGCCTGGCGGTTGAGGCGCACGATGCAGTGCTCGGGGCCGACGAAGGGCAGGATCCGCTCGAGCGTGAGCGGGCCGCAGACGCGCGAGAGCACCCCCGAGGCGAGCCCTTCGTGGACGCGGCAGACGACCTCGGGGCGCTGCCGGGCGAGGTCGTAGAACGGGCAGTGCCGCAGGTGGAGCTCGAGACCCTCGGGGTCGACGTCGACCTCGAAGCCGATCTGGTCGAAGTGGTCCTCGAGCACGTCGAGCTGCTGCTGAGCCAGGCGTGCCTCCGAGGCGTCGGTCCCGGCGGCTGGGGTGAGTGCTGGCGCCCCCAGGAACGAGCCGTGCTCCTGTGCCGCGGCCGCGCCCAGGTCCCGGGCTCGTCCCGCGTCCTCGGGGGTGCCCGTCCCGAATCCCGCGAGAAGCATGCGGGTCAGCTCGGCGCGGGCGAGAGCGTCCTTCGTGCGCTGCTCGTGCGTCTCGGCGCTGACCGTGTCCTTCCTGGCGACAGCGCGGTAGAGCATGCGCGGGCGACCGCGGGTGTGCCGCTCCTCGGGCTCGCACGTGACGAAGCCCGCGTCGATGAGGCGGCCGAGGTGCTCGCGCGCGGTGTTGGTGTGGAGGCCGGAGACCTCGGCGAGCTCGGTGATCGTCATCCCGTCGCGCTGCTGGAGCGCGTCGAGCAGCGTCACGCGGCTCGCGGAAGCGAGGGCGCGGTAGGCGTTGACTCGACGGGCTGTCATGTACCGATTATCCGGAGGTGCTGACGCCAGATCTTGGGACCTCTGGCTCGATCCGGGCGCAGGGGCACACCCGTTCCGGGAACGACGAAGGCCGCCCCGGTACCGGGACGGCCTTCGTGCGTGGTGGGCGATACTGGGATCGAACCAGTGACCTCTTCCGTGTCAGGGAAGCGCGCTACCGCTGCGCCAATCGCCCGTGCTGTGATGCGAGGTGGAGACGGGATTCGAACCCGTGTGTACGGCTTTGCAGGCCGCTGCCTCGCCTCTCGGCCACTCCACCGTTCGAGTCGGGCGACCGGTGAGAACCGGTGCCGCGTCTCCGAGCGGACGACGGGATTCGAACCCGCGACCCTCACCTTGGCAAGGTGATGCTCTACCACTGAGCCACGTCCGCAACGCGATCTCTTCCGGCGGGCCGGAGGTGATCGGTGCGTGTACACACTAGACGACGATCCGACGTTTGCCCAAACCGGCGCGGTGCCGCGTGGGAGGGGGTGCCCTTGTGCGAACCCGCGGCGCGCGTAGCCTCGCAGGAGGAGGGGTGCCACCTGATCCTTGCGGAGATGATCGACGATGAGGGCAGCACGTTTTCCGTCGATGGGCTTCATCGTTGCCGGGCGGTGGTGGCGGGCTGAGCGAGAAGGTCGTCGTCGAACGGCGCTGGGTGCACCCTGTCGGGGACGTCCCCCTCGACGAGGCTGCTCTCATCGAGCCGCCGTCGGTGGGCCACCACACGTACGTGCGGTCCGGTGCGAAGGCAGGCGACGTCGCGCTCGTCGGAGGCGCAGGGCCGATCGGCCTGCTGACGGCTGCGGTCCTCAAGGCGCAGGGCGTGACCGTGCTGATGTCTGAGCTGAGCGAGGCTCGCAAGGCGAAGGCGCGCGACACCGGTGTCGCCGACCATGCCGCAACGACACGGCGGTGAAGATCCTCGTCCACCCGTGATCCCGTGGCAGGCGCCACGCCTGTCTGGGAACGACGAAGGCCGCCCCGGTACCGGGACGGCCTTCGTGCGTGGTGGGCGATACTGGGATCGAACCAGTGACCTCTTCCGTGTCAGGGAAGCGCGCTACCGCTGCGCCAATCGCCCGTGCTGTGATGCGAGGTGGAGACGGGATTCGAACCCGTGTGTACGGCTTTGCAGGCCGCTGCCTCGCCTCTCGGCCACTCCACCGTTCGAGTCGGGCGACCGGTGAGAACCGGTGCCGCGTCTCCGAGCGGACGACGGGATTCGAACCCGCGACCCTCACCTTGGCAAGGTGATGCTCTACCACTGAGCCACGTCCGCATGAACACCACCAGGTCGGATCTCTCCGGCCCGCGGCGCCTGACAAACATTAGTCGAACGTTCTGCGAAACGTCCAACTGACACCCGTGTGATCTTCCGTCGGGCGTCATCAGGGCGAGGTTCGAGCCCGCGCGGCCGACGGCGTGACGCAGGTAGGTTGACCCCGTGAACCGACCCTCCCGAGCCCGCTCTGGCGCCGCTGACGCGCGTGCGATGCCGGGACGCGCGTCGTTCGCCGGCACGAGCGCCTCCGGGGTCGTCGACTGCGTCGACCTCGCGACCGAGGAGGGGCGTGCTCGGCTCGACGACGAGGGGCTGTGGTTCGTCGTCCTCGACTTCGAGGGACGTGGGCACGCGTGGCGCTTCGCCGAGCGTGAGGGTTGGCGGGCCGAGCGCGACGACCTCGCGACCGGCGGAGTGGCCAGGGACGTCCTCTCGCGCGCCGCCACGACGTGGCGGGGGCCCCAGGCAGACACGTGGACGAGCTCGGCGAGCGCCGACCGCTACCGCGACGGCGTCGTGCGCATCCGCGAGCACGTCCGCGAGGGCGACGTCTACCAGGTGAACCTCTGTCGCGTGCTCCGCGCGCCGCTGCCAGCGGTCGACGGCCACGAGCCCGACGCCGTCGCGCTCGCCGCGACGCTCGCGGCGGGCAACCCCGCGCCTTACGGCGGCTACGTCCACGTCCCTGCAGGCAACGGTGTCGAGCCCGTGTGGGTCGTGACGGCGTCGCCCGAGCTCTTCCTGCGCCGCAACGGCGCGACCCTCACCTCGGCCCCGATCAAGGGCACGGCGGCGACCGCCGACGGCCTGCTCCCCAAGGACGAGGCCGAGAACATCATGATCACGGACCTTGTCCGCAACGACCTGCAGCAGGTCTGCCGTCCCGGCACGGTGAGCGTCGAGGCGCTCCTCGCCGTCGAGCAGCACCCCGGCCTGGTCCACCTCGTCTCGACGGTCGCGGGGCAGCTGCGCGACGACGTTCGCTGGGCCCAGGTGCTCGACGCGACGTTCCCGCCCGCGTCGGTCTCCGGCGCGCCGAAGTCCTCGGCGCTGCGCATCATCGACGCGCTCGAGGACGAGCCCCGCGGCCCGTACTGCGGGGCCGTCGGCTGGGTCGACGCCGACCGTGGCACGGCCGAGCTCGCCGTCGGCATCCGCACGTTCTGGTGGCGCGACGGCGTCCTCCGCTTCGGTACCGGTGCCGGCATCACGTGGGGGAGCGACCCCGACGGCGAGTGGGCGGAGACCGAGCTCAAGGCACGAAGGCTGGTCGCGCTCGCCTCCTCCTGACAAGATCGATGGACGACCTGCACCGACGCCGGTGCGCGACCCGAGGGGGAACGATGACGATCGTCTGGTTCGAAGGACGGCTGCGCGACGCCGAGGAGCCGCTCGTCGGAGCGCTCGACCACGGCATTACGGTCGGCGACGGGGTGTTCGAGACGATGCTCGTCCGCGACGGCCGCGCGTTCGCTCTCACCCGCCACCTCGCGCGGCTCGCTCGCAGCGCGACGGGCCTCGGCCTGCTCCCACCCGACGAGGACAAGATCCGCGACGGCGTCGCTGCCGTCCTCGCGGTCGCACCGCCTGAGACCGGGCGTCTGCGCATCACCGTGACCGCCGGGCCTGGACCGCTCGGCTCAGGCCGCGACGGCTGGGACCAGACCGTCCTCGTAGCCGCAGGCCCAGCGACGGTCGCCCGCGCGTCCCGTGCCGCCCGCGTGAGCTGGGTCCGCAACGAGCGCTCCGCCGTCGCGGGCCTCAAGACGACGTCGTACGCGGAGAACGTCGTCGCTCTCGCTGCCGCTACCGAGTACGGCGCCGACGAGGCGCTCCTCGCCAACACGCGCGGCGAGCTGTGCGAGGGGACCGGGTCGAACATCGTCGTCGAGCGTGACGGCGAGCTGCTCACCCCGCCGCTCGAGTCCGGCTGCCTCGCCGGCATCACGCGCGAGCTCTTGCTCGAGTGGGCCGCCGCCGAGGGGCTTCCCGTGCGTGAGGCGACGCTCCCGTACGAGGTGCTCGACGACGTCGTGCAGGGGCGCGCGCACGCCGCGCTCACTTCCTCGACACGCAACGTCTCGCCGCTTACCGCGCTCGACGGGCAAGAGGTCGCCGCAGGCGAGCTGTGCCTCGCGGCGCAAGCGCTGTTCGCACGGAAGCAGGGGGAGGACCTTGACCCGTGAGGGTCGTCAGCGGGTGCGAGCGGGCAGGCGGCGACCGATTTTCGTCTCCGAGGATCACGCGCTAGGGTTGTCACCGCACCACGCACGGGCGATTGGCGCAGTGGTAGCGCGCTTCGTTCACACCGAAGAGGTCACTGGTTCGAACCCAGTATCGCCCACCAGCACGAAGGCCCCCGAAGCTCAGGCTCGGGGGCCTTCGTCGTCTGCCGGAGGCGGTTCAGGGCGGGTCCTGACCCCGTGCCGCGCGCGGGGTCCGCGTGTGGTTCGGTGGTGTCATGACGCACACGAACGATCCTGAGGTCATCCGCCGCCTGCTCACCGACGTGGGGAGGTGGGCCGTCGTCGGCCTGTCCAACAACCGCGAGCGCGCCGCCTATGGCGTGGCGGCCTACCTCCAGGGCATCGGCCAGACGATCGTGCCGGTGCACCCGCAGGCCCCCGTCGTGCACGGCGAGCAGGGTTACGCGGCCCTCGCCGCAGTGCCGGGGCAGGTCGACGTCGTCGACGTCTTCGTACGGTCCGAGCTGGTGGGGGCGGTGGTCGACGACGCGATCGCGATCGGGGCGCGCGCCGTCTGGATGCAGCTCGGTGTCATCGACGAGGACGCCGCCGCACGCGCCGCGGCCGCCGGGCTCGATGTCGTCATGGATGCGTGCCCCGCGATCGAGGGACCGCGCCTGGGGCTCGCCGCTCGTTAGCCCAGCCGGGCCTCGTAGACGATCTCGAGGCCGTCCTCGTCGTCCCACTGCTCGCCGACCTCGACGAGGCCCTCGGAGAGGACCAGGTTGCGCGACGCCACGTTGCCGGGCGAGACCGTCGCACGCAGGACGCGCGCGTCCGGGGCGTGCTCCGCGACGGCACGCATGAGCCGGAGCGCGGCGCGGCCGAGACCCTGCCGCCGCCGCTCGGGAGCGACCGAGTAACCCACCTCGACCATCCCTGTCCCGGGCTCGGGCGGCCCGTGGAACCCTGCCTTGCCGACGACGTCGCCGCCCAGGACGAGCGCGCGCGTGATCCACGGCGCGTGCGCGGCGTGCTCGGCGATCTGCGTGCTGCGGACCCGCCAGACGCCGCGCGAGCCGTCGGCGACCAGGTGTGGGTCGAGCGTGAGCCCTGACGAGACGCGCGCGGCGGCGAGGTCGCCGCGTGCGAGCGCGTCGATCGTCGCGAGGTCGAGCCGGTGCAGCGACACGGCGGGGGAGAGGGACGGGTCGTGCCAGACGAGGGTGGGCACGTCGAGCTCGGTTGGGCGCGTCACCGGTCGACCATCTCATCGAGCCGCGGTGAGGGCCACGGGATTTCTCCGGCGGTCGCCGTGCCCGGGATACACGCGAGGGCTGTGCACACCCTCGGGTGCGCACGGCCCTCGCGGTCAGCTGCTCAGAGCAGGGAGACCTTGGGCCCGCGCAGGACGCGCTGGGTGTCCAGGGTCGGGACGTCGTTCTCGACGAGCAGGTGGTAGGGCTGGTCCGAGTGGGCCGTGACGACGAGCGCCGCGTCGACGTCGGCGAGCGTCTTCTCGGTCAGCGCGACCCGCTTGACGCCTGCCGGCCAGCGCGAGTCGTCGATGAGGTCGTCGACCGCGAGGATGTCGGCACCGAGGGCCGTGAGGAGCTCGACGATCTTGAGCGAGGGCGACTCGCGGATGTCGTTCGTGTCCCGCTTGTACGCGAGGCCGAGCAGCAGCACCTTCGAGCCACGGACCGCCTTCCGCTCGTCGTTGAGGAGGGTCGCGAGACGCGTCACGACGTGGTCGGGCATGTGCTCGTTGACGTCGTTCGCGAGCTCGATGAAACGGAAGCTCTGACCGAGCGTGCGGCGGACCTGCCACGACAGGTAGCTCGGGTCGACGGGCAGGCAGTGGCCGCCTACGCCCGGGCCGGGCGTGAACGCCATGAAGCCGAACGGCTTGGACGAGGCGGCGTCGATCGACTCCCAGATGTCGATGTCGAGCTGGTGCGCGAAGACCGCGAGCTCGTTGACGAGCGCGATGTTGACGTGGCGGAACGTGTTCTCGAGCAGCTTCGTCAGCTCCGCCTCCTTCGTCCCCGAGACCGGCACGGTCCGCTCGATGAGCGACGAGTAGAACGCGTCGACACGGGCCAGGGACGCGGCGTCGATGCCCGAGACGACCTTGGGTGTCTCGACGAAGCCGTACTTCTTGTTGCCCGGGTCGATGCGCTCGGGGGAGTAGCCGACGTGGAAGTCGGCGCCTGCGCGCAGGCCGCTGCCGGCCTCGAGGATCGGGACGAGCATCTCCTCCGTCGTGCCGGGGTAAGTCGTCGACTCGAGGACGACGACGGAGCCGGGCGTCACGTAGGGCGCGAGGCTCTTCCCGGACTGCTCGATGAAGCTCAGGTCCGGGAGAGTCTCCTTGAGAGGCGTCGGGACCGTGATGACCGCGACGTCGAAGCCCTCGGCGGCGGCGTAGTCGGCCGTGGGGAGGAAGCGACCGCTGTCGAGCGCCGCACGGAGCGTCTCGTCGGAGATGTCGCCGACGTAGGAGCTGCCTCCTGCGAGGCGCTCGACGCGCGCCGCGTCGAGATCCAGGCCGACGACGTCGTAGCCCACCTCGACCGCACGCATGGCGACCGGGAGGCCGACATAGCCCTGCCCGATGATGACGATCTTCTGGCTCTTGGCGTCCACTGTGCTTCCCCCTAGCGCTCGGTCCGACTCCCTCGGTCGGCCGTTCTCGACGCTACTGCGCCCGGTGGTGCCTGCAGCGGGTGGCCGGGGGTGAACGTGGTGCGAGACGGGGGGTGGTCGAGGGTGAACGTGGCGCGGTCGGCGAGGGGGAGGCTCCGTTGACGCTCGGGCAGACGGGTGCCCGGGTGAAAGCCCGGGCAGCTGGTCCGGTTCGTGTTCTCGTTCGCGCGGTGCGGGCCCGTCCCGCCGGGACCACGTCCGGCTCGCCGGACGCCTCACCCGTCACGAGCGGCTCAGCCGTGGTGTGGAGGGCTCGAATGGCCCAGGAGGTCGCACGTCGCAGCCCGCTCGAGCGGGCCCTCGACGCGATCGAGCGCGTCGGTAACAAGGTCCCGCACCCGGTCGTGATCTTCCTCGGCCTGATCGTGCTGCTCGTCGTCCTGTCCCACGTCTTCTACGTCGCCGGGACGTCCGTGACGTTCGAGCAGGCGTACGTGAGCGAGCACGTCGACCCGAGCGCGGAGCAGTTCGTCCTGGGTGTCGAGGTTGTGGTGAGCGCCTACCTCGCGTGCACGGACAACATGCCCTCGGGGTCCGCGATGAAGCTCGGCGACGTCCTGACGACCCGGTCCGGTCGGACGATCGAGGTCGTCAACACCGACGCCGAGGGGCGGCTCGTCATGTCGGACGTGATCGCTCTCGCCAACGAGGACAGCGTCGACGCGATCGTCGACATCGCGACGCTCACGGGGGCGTGCCTCGCAGCGCTCGGACCGGCGGCCGCCGGTGTCATCGGGACGTCGCCCGACCTCGTCGAGCAGGTGCGCGACGCGTCGGTGCGCACCGACGAGAAGGTCTGGGAGCTTCCGCTCGAGCGCGCCTACCGGCCGTGGCTCGACTCCGAGATCGCCGACATCAAGAACCTGGGCGGAGAGTCGGCCGGTGCGATCGTCGCAGCCCTGTTCCTCGCCGAGCAGGTGGGCGACACGCCCTGGTCCCACCTCGACATCGCCGGTCCGATGCGTGTCGACGTGGACACCGCGTGGCGCGTGAAGGAGGCCACGGGCTTCGGGGCGCGGCTGCTCGCAG
This genomic window from Flavimobilis soli contains:
- the glgX gene encoding glycogen debranching protein GlgX, which encodes MLNWPGQPYPLGATFNGSGTNFALFSEVAERVELCLFDDDGNETRVEVTQTTAHVWHTYLPDVQPGQRYGYRVHGPYDPANGHRCNPSKLLLDPYAKAIDGEVSADPALYSYTSTEDGVLDDAEHLNTDDSAAATMKSVVVNPFFDWGHDRPPAHEYHELVIYEAHVRGLTMTHPAVPEHLRGTYAALGHPAIVGYLKDLGVTAIELMPVHQFVNDTHLQDRGLSNYWGYNTIGFLAPHGAYAAGGTRGQQVQEFKAMVKTLHEADIEVILDVVYNHTAEGNHMGPTLSFRGIDNRAYYRLVDEDLAHYFDTTGTGNSLLMRSPHVLQLIMDSLRYWVTEMHVDGFRFDLAATLARQFHEVDRLSAFFDIVQQDPVISQVKLIAEPWDLGSGGYQVGGFPPLWTEWNGRYRDTVRDFWRGEPATLPELASRLTGSSDLYEGGGRTPSASINFVTAHDGFTLRDLVVYEEKRNEANGEDNRDGESHNRSWNCGVEGPTDDPQVNTLRARQQRNMLATLLLSQGVPMIAHGDEIGRTQGGNNNGYCQDNPTTWMDWDLDDDNRELLAFTQHLIRLRHDHPVLRRSRFFTGAPTQEGGLPDVAWFDPSGEVMDSAAWDAEFARTLMVFLNGEAITEPDVYGERIVDDSFLVLFNGHHEDVDFTVPASTYGERWSMVACTDPEVPVDDADGILTAGEKISVTARSVLVLGRPPLEPVAPPVTEVR
- a CDS encoding helix-turn-helix transcriptional regulator, which codes for MTARRVNAYRALASASRVTLLDALQQRDGMTITELAEVSGLHTNTAREHLGRLIDAGFVTCEPEERHTRGRPRMLYRAVARKDTVSAETHEQRTKDALARAELTRMLLAGFGTGTPEDAGRARDLGAAAAQEHGSFLGAPALTPAAGTDASEARLAQQQLDVLEDHFDQIGFEVDVDPEGLELHLRHCPFYDLARQRPEVVCRVHEGLASGVLSRVCGPLTLERILPFVGPEHCIVRLNRQAGDARGDEASEPVGPPPLP
- the zapE gene encoding cell division protein ZapE: MTFVPPPSLCDIRPAADRTRLLRDLVPPRHFAEASFASYRPDPAHPTQQRAVERLAEVADTLVNPARGLGALFRWRRGTVPAVYLDGGFGVGKTHLLASLAHAVGPERAAFGTFVEYTNLVGALGFAATVDALGGKDLVCIDEFELDDPGDTVLMSRLLRELTDRDVSIVATSNTLPGSLGEGRFAAEDFLREIQALAARFEVLRVDGEDYRHRAVVTSAQPLPDATLVESAEHRKGATLDFFDDLLAHLAQVHPSRYGAMLDDVTLVALRGVRTIESQAEALRFVVLVDRLYDRDVPVLLGGSGETALFPPAMLTGGYRKKYLRALSRLGALAEEGRALVGVAS
- a CDS encoding dihydrofolate reductase family protein, producing MPSVPTFDLLIDAGRAVAQAERIVPEPGEPRLGELLAHPAPREGRVHVRANMVASVDGGAWGADHRSGSINDAADFRVFEVLRALADVVLVGAGTIRAEGYGPVERPAHLSSLTAAAGRAPRIVTAVVSRTGVLPASLLEPDARSLLLTTVAGAEAHRGSELDRDGRLVVVDDGLGSVDLRAALDALAERGLTRVLTEGGPHLLANLLDDGLVDELMLTTSPRLVGPAPGRIVAGPRSLQDALDTRTTPAVLLHADGTLVTRWVLRGR
- a CDS encoding chorismate-binding protein, whose protein sequence is MPGRASFAGTSASGVVDCVDLATEEGRARLDDEGLWFVVLDFEGRGHAWRFAEREGWRAERDDLATGGVARDVLSRAATTWRGPQADTWTSSASADRYRDGVVRIREHVREGDVYQVNLCRVLRAPLPAVDGHEPDAVALAATLAAGNPAPYGGYVHVPAGNGVEPVWVVTASPELFLRRNGATLTSAPIKGTAATADGLLPKDEAENIMITDLVRNDLQQVCRPGTVSVEALLAVEQHPGLVHLVSTVAGQLRDDVRWAQVLDATFPPASVSGAPKSSALRIIDALEDEPRGPYCGAVGWVDADRGTAELAVGIRTFWWRDGVLRFGTGAGITWGSDPDGEWAETELKARRLVALASS
- a CDS encoding polyphosphate kinase 2 family protein, coding for MSKKPSLSHELTEQLRVREGFDLASFDRGARPGLKGGSSAAEDLLVEQGGILDELQEKLYAHGRSGGTRSVLLVLQGLDTAGKGGIVRHVVGLVDPQGVSIRSFGVPTEEERAHDFLWRIRRALPQPGRIGVFDRSHYEDVLVARVDELVPPDVWESRYDLINDFEAELVAAGTVVVKVALMVSYEEQGERLAERLERPDKHWKYNPGDIDTRLRWDDYQEAYQAVFDRTSTPHAPWHVIPADDKRYARLAVSQLLVEALESLDLDWPQADFDVAAEKERLEATRR